In Mixophyes fleayi isolate aMixFle1 chromosome 4, aMixFle1.hap1, whole genome shotgun sequence, the following proteins share a genomic window:
- the LOC142150162 gene encoding uncharacterized protein LOC142150162 isoform X4 yields the protein MWSFNFTAICLMILAASFMSSLEIKTRKVPRGTDVTLTCPSLQADGASLSTSVPTKSNIRQFYYNNTLYVVISDFCQHHKGPYLCIKDDLVSSGTALDLTELSTGDEIVKFRSVGDSLLLLCTGVTTVQYIKWQWTSSNSLNGATIEVNSDKQAASTGHFYNRLKAADGTKFAVKISPVNFMDSGQYQCNVSGNRAGITIHLVTVEVKVHTALVDDKSITVLTCSVSHLIPNNNIVLVWVKMNGTSSVPVKKETVTHMSLKNILFIKDINESTINWSCLVFTTNQLVTLVPVKLNYTRNPKLESSLTGTTTTIFQDNTNLEETSTSKQNTQTFEEIDTEISR from the exons ATGTGGTCATTCAATTTCACAGCAATCTGTCTTATGATTTTGGCAGCAAGTTTCATGTCTTCCTTAG aaataaAGACAAGAAAAGTTCCCCGTGGGACCGATGTCACTCTGACTTGTCCATCTTTACAAGCTGATGGAGCATCACTCTCTACATCTGTTCCTACAAAAAGTAACATCAGACAGTTTTATTATAACAATACTTTGTATGTTGTTATTTCCGATTTTTGTCAGCATCATAAAGGCccttatttatgtattaaagATGACCTGGTATCCTCTGGAACGGCGTTAGATTTAACTGAAT TATCTACTGGAGACGAAATTGTAAAGTTCCGGTCTGTTGGGGATAGTCTTTTATTGCTTTGCACAGGGGTGACAACAGTCCAGTACATTAAGTGGCAATGGACATCATCTAACTCACTAAATGGAGCCACCATAGAGGTGAATTCTGATAAACAAGCTGCAAGCACTGGACACTTTTACAATCGTCTTAAGGCTGCAGATGGAACGAAATTTGCTGTTAAAATTTCACCTGTGAATTTTATGGATTCTGGTCAATATCAGTGTAATGTTTCCGGAAACAGAGCTGGAATTACTATACATCTGGTTACTGTTGAAG tGAAAGTTCATACAGCTTTAGTTGATGATAAGAGCATAACGGTCCTTACGTGTTCTGTGTCTCATCTTATACCCAATAACAATATTGTGTTAGTGTGGGTAAAAATGAATGGAACTAGCTCTGTTCCTGTAAAGAAGGAGACAGTGACCCATATGTCATTGAAAAACATTCTGTTTATAAAGGATATTAATGAAAGCACAATTAACTGGTCATGTTTGGTGTTTACCACAAATCAATTAGTTACTTTAGTTCCAGTTAAGTTGAACTATACAAGGAATCCAAAACTAGAATCAAGTCTTACTGGGACCACAACGACAATTTTTCAAGACAACACAAATTTAG
- the LOC142150162 gene encoding uncharacterized protein LOC142150162 isoform X3, giving the protein MWSFNFTAICLMILAASFMSSLEIKTRKVPRGTDVTLTCPSLQADGASLSTSVPTKSNIRQFYYNNTLYVVISDFCQHHKGPYLCIKDDLVSSGTALDLTELSTGDEIVKFRSVGDSLLLLCTGVTTVQYIKWQWTSSNSLNGATIEVNSDKQAASTGHFYNRLKAADGTKFAVKISPVNFMDSGQYQCNVSGNRAGITIHLVTVEVKVHTALVDDKSITVLTCSVSHLIPNNNIVLVWVKMNGTSSVPVKKETVTHMSLKNILFIKDINESTINWSCLVFTTNQLVTLVPVKLNYTRNPKLESSLTGTTTTIFQDNTNLGAVNTETTSTSSLKYEQEISVKFVK; this is encoded by the exons ATGTGGTCATTCAATTTCACAGCAATCTGTCTTATGATTTTGGCAGCAAGTTTCATGTCTTCCTTAG aaataaAGACAAGAAAAGTTCCCCGTGGGACCGATGTCACTCTGACTTGTCCATCTTTACAAGCTGATGGAGCATCACTCTCTACATCTGTTCCTACAAAAAGTAACATCAGACAGTTTTATTATAACAATACTTTGTATGTTGTTATTTCCGATTTTTGTCAGCATCATAAAGGCccttatttatgtattaaagATGACCTGGTATCCTCTGGAACGGCGTTAGATTTAACTGAAT TATCTACTGGAGACGAAATTGTAAAGTTCCGGTCTGTTGGGGATAGTCTTTTATTGCTTTGCACAGGGGTGACAACAGTCCAGTACATTAAGTGGCAATGGACATCATCTAACTCACTAAATGGAGCCACCATAGAGGTGAATTCTGATAAACAAGCTGCAAGCACTGGACACTTTTACAATCGTCTTAAGGCTGCAGATGGAACGAAATTTGCTGTTAAAATTTCACCTGTGAATTTTATGGATTCTGGTCAATATCAGTGTAATGTTTCCGGAAACAGAGCTGGAATTACTATACATCTGGTTACTGTTGAAG tGAAAGTTCATACAGCTTTAGTTGATGATAAGAGCATAACGGTCCTTACGTGTTCTGTGTCTCATCTTATACCCAATAACAATATTGTGTTAGTGTGGGTAAAAATGAATGGAACTAGCTCTGTTCCTGTAAAGAAGGAGACAGTGACCCATATGTCATTGAAAAACATTCTGTTTATAAAGGATATTAATGAAAGCACAATTAACTGGTCATGTTTGGTGTTTACCACAAATCAATTAGTTACTTTAGTTCCAGTTAAGTTGAACTATACAAGGAATCCAAAACTAGAATCAAGTCTTACTGGGACCACAACGACAATTTTTCAAGACAACACAAATTTAG